The following proteins are co-located in the Doryrhamphus excisus isolate RoL2022-K1 chromosome 3, RoL_Dexc_1.0, whole genome shotgun sequence genome:
- the thap4 gene encoding THAP domain-containing protein 4, with amino-acid sequence MSCPVMHSVEMNPAILPLDWLMGTWQSDEPGEGCFPTIKPFRYSEMLHFSHVGQPVINFMFNAFHADSKKPLHRECGFIRMQPGTNKVAFVVAQNSGLVEIEEGELTGQQLNLRSHSVARISFAKEPHVQEISRVFQLKADGKLEQRVSMATDNQPLIEHLHITYVRTS; translated from the exons ATGTCGTGTCCTGTAATGCATTCAG TGGAGATGAACCCAGCCATCTTGCCTCTAGACTGGCTCATGGGTACATGGCAGTCTGATGAACCAGGGGAGGGATGCTTTCCCACCATCAAACCTTTCCGCTACTCAGAGATGCTTCACTTCAGCCATGTTGGACAACCAGTCATCAATTTCAT GTTCAATGCCTTCCATGCAGACTCCAAGAAGCCACTGCACAGAGAGTGTGGTTTCATAAGAATGCAGCCGGGAACCAACAAAGTGGCTTTTGTTGTGGCACAGAACTCAG GTCTGGTGGAGATTGAAGAGGGCGAACTGACAGGCCAGCAGCTGAACCTGCGGAGCCACTCTGTCGCCAGAATCTCCTTCGCCAAGGAGCCACATGTACAGGAG aTTTCCAGAGTGTTTCAGCTCAAAGCAGATGGTAAACTGGAACAGagggtctccatggcaacagacAACCAGCCACTGATAGAACACTTGCACATCACTTACGTACGGACATCTTGA
- the bokb gene encoding bcl-2-related ovarian killer protein homolog B, with translation MDVLRKSSVFAAEVLEVFDRSLTDNELVSQSKALCRDYLVSRLNQNGLGWSKSELNLQPSNSALTEVSFVLLCLGDELECILPSLYRNVARQLNISVAMENMVSDAFIGVATEIFSTGITWGKVVSMYAVAGALAVDCVRQGYVSTVHIIVDSLGQFVRKYLTHWLKRRGGWVDMTKCVVKKDLSPEHHWLSSALESLRYFLTMMYVYIMKDH, from the exons ATGGACGTTTTACGCAAGTCTTCAGTGTTTGCAGCAGAGGTCCTGGAAGTATTTGACCGATCTTTGACCGACAACGAGTTGGTGTCCCAGTCCAAAGCCTTGTGTCGGGACTACCTTGTCTCCAGGCTCAACCAGAACGGACTGGGATGGTCCAAAAGTGAACTCAATCTACAGCCTTCGAACTCTGCTCTTACCGAGGTCTCGTTTGTGCTTCTCTGTCTCG GTGATGAGCTGGAGTGCATACTGCCCAGTTTGTACAGGAACGTCGCCCGTCAGCTCAACATttctgttgccatggagaaCATGGTTTCGGATGCTTTCATCGGCGTGGCAACAGAGATCTTCTCCACAG GTATAACGTGGGGCAAGGTGGTCTCCATGTACGCAGTAGCCGGAGCCTTGGCGGTGGACTGTGTCAGACAAGGCTATGTGAGTACTGTTCACATCATCGTGGACAGTCTGGGGCAGTTTGTTCGCAAGTACCTGACTCATTGGCTGAAGAGACGAGGAGGCTGG GTGGACATGACAAAATGCGTGGTGAAGAAGGACCTCAGTCCTGAACACCACTGGCTTTCCTCCGCTCTGGAGTCTCTGCGCTACTTCCTCACCATGATGTACGTATACATCATGAAGGACCATTGA
- the elovl1a gene encoding elongation of very long chain fatty acids protein 1a, protein MLREAGSNILDFYNDLLSRCDPRVKDYPLVTCPIKMTSILATYVVLAVYVGPRLMANRKPFHLNTAMIVYNFSMVLLNSFIVYEFMMSGWATTFTWKCDLIDPSNTPQALRMVRVAWLFYFSKFIELIDTVFFVLRKKQNQITFLHVFHHSVMPWSWWWGVMLTPAGGMGSFHAMVNAGVHVIMYTYYGLSAAGPRFQKYLWWKKYMTAIQLTQFVLVSVHISQYYFMEKCDYQVPLWIHLIWMYGVLFFILFSNFWVQAYIKGNRLPDKDLKKRQNGSAGESINVVANGNHQQHNGDAHHHHHTNGKVQLGKVKEI, encoded by the exons ATGCTGCGAGAAGCTGGATCCAATATTTTAGACTTCTACAACGATCTGCTGTCGAGATGCG ACCCCAGGGTGAAAGACTACCCATTGGTAACATGTCCCATCAAGATGACCTCCATACTGGCGACCTATGTCGTCCTCGCCGTCTACGTGGGACCTCGCCTGATGGCCAACCGTAAGCCCTTCCACCTGAACACAGCCATGATAGTCTACAACTTCAGCATGGTCCTCCTCAACTCTTTCATCGTTTATGAG TTCATGATGTCTGGATGGGCCACCACCTTCACTTGGAAATGTGACCTTATTGACCCCTCCAACACGCCACAGGCACTTCGG ATGGTGCGAGTGGCTTGGctcttttatttttccaaattcaTTGAACTCATCGATACG GTATTCTTTGTGTTGAGGAAGAAACAAAACCAGATCACATTTCTCCATGTGTTTCATCACTCTGTGATGCCCTGGTCGTGGTGGTGGGGCGTCATGCTGACTCCTG CTGGAGGAATGGGCTCCTTCCATGCAATGGTCAACGCAGGTGTCCACGTCATCATGTACACATACTACGGGCTCTCTGCCGCCGGACCAAGATTCCAGAAGTATTTGTGGTGGAAGAAGTACATGACTGCCATTCAGCTT ACGCAGTTCGTCCTGGTGTCAGTGCACATCAGCCAGTACTACTTCATGGAGAAGTGTGACTACCAGGTGCCCCTGTGGATCCACCTCATCTGGATGTACGGCgtcctcttcttcatcctcttctCCAACTTCTGGGTGCAGGCCTATATCAAGGGGAACAGACTCCCAGACAAAGACCTTAAGAAAAGGCAAAATGGTTCAGCCGGAGAGAGCATCAACGTGGTGGCCAATGGCAATCACCAACAGCACAATGGTGAcgcacaccaccaccaccacactaATGGGAAAGTGCAGCTCGGCAAAGTGAAGGAGATCTAA
- the cdc20 gene encoding cell division cycle protein 20 homolog: protein MAQFGLENDISNSLKLDVPITNAPIARWQRKASTSNMSMNGLSPGKSANVSMNSSKTPGGKTPGRMRKVTPTRMGCDRFIPVRNAKQMEVASFLLTKENQPKDTNTSAASSKTWSVALNGFDIEEARILQFSAKPASLPDGQHSSLKSVYNQTITPMASKKTRYISSMPEKILDAPELKNDFYLNLLDWNSRNVVAVALHNSVYLWDATQGNITHLMTMPRETDYVSSLSWAKDGSYLAVGTSDCAVQLWDVEQEKCLRTMASHSARVCSLSWNQHVLSSGSKSGQIHHHDVRVADHHIFTLKGHSQEVCGLQWSPDGRYLASGGNDNTVCVWPRMSQGRGEMSTPVCTWDLHKGAVKALAWCPWQSSILASGGGSTDCHIRVWNINSGSCLSALDTQSQVTALMFAPNYKELVSAHGFADNNLIIWKYPSLTKVADLRGHDDRILSMAMSPDCSTVASVAADETIRLWRCFEEDPKKPKDKMVRSLRTALSQSIR, encoded by the exons ATGGCACAGTTTGGTTTGGAAAACGACATCAGTAACTCCCTGAAGTTGGACGTGCCCATCACAAATGCGCCTATTGCTCGCTGGCAGAGAAAGGCGAGCACGTCCAACATGTCTATGAACGGTTTGTCCCCTGGGAAGTCTGCTAATGTCTCCATGAATTCCTCCAAGACTCCAGGAGGGAAAACACCAG gcCGGATGAGAAAAGTAACTCCGACAAGAATGGGATGTGACCGCTTTATCCCGGTCAGGAATGCAAAACAAATGGAAGTGGCTAGTTTCTTGCTGACAAAGGAGAACCAGCCTAAGGATACCAACACTTCAGCAGCATCTTCG AAAACATGGTCCGTGGCGCTGAATGGATTTGACATAGAAGAAGCACGCATCCTACAGTTCAGTGCAAAACCAGCCTCTCTTCCAGATG GTCAACACAGTTCCTTGAAGTCCGTCTACAATCAGACCATCACTCCCATGGCCAGCAAAAAGACACGATACATATCTTCAATGCCAGAAAAAATCCTTGACGCTCCTGAGCTTAAGAATGATTTTT ATTTGAATCTGCTCGACTGGAACAGTCGGAATGTTGTGGCTGTGGCGCTCCACAATAGCGTCTATCTGTGGGATGCTACTCAAGGAAACATTACTCACCTCATGACCATGCCGCGGGAGACTGACTATGTCAGTTCCCTGTCCTGGGCCAAGGATGGAAGCTACCTTGCAGTTGGGACCAGTGACTGTGCTGTCCAA CTGTGGGACGTAGAGCAGGAGAAATGCCTCCGCACCATGGCCAGCCATTCTGCAAGAGTCTGCAGCTTGAGTTGGAATCAACACGTCCTTTCAAG TGGCAGCAAGTCGGGTCAGATTCACCACCATGACGTGAGGGTGGCGGACCACCACATCTTTACCCTGAAAGGCCACTCACAGGAGGTGTGCGGCCTCCAGTGGTCTCCGGACGGCCGCTACCTGGCCAGCGGAGGCAACGacaacactgtgtgtgtttggcccCGCATGTCACAGGGCCGTGGGGAAATGAGCACTCCGGTGTGCACCTGGGATCTCCACAAAGGAGCGGTCAAG GCCCTGGCCTGGTGTCCGTGGCAGTCCAGCATTCTGGCCTCTGGCGGAGGCTCCACCGATTGTCACATCCGTGTGTGGAACATCAACAGTGGCTCCTGCCTCAGTGCACTGGACACCCAGTCACAG GTCACCGCCCTTATGTTTGCTCCAAACTATAAGGAGCTGGTTTCGGCACATGGTTTTGCAGACAATAACCTCATCATCTGGAAGTACCCATCCCTGACGAAAGTGGCAGACCTTCGAG GACACGACGACAGAATCCTTAGTATGGCCATGAGCCCAGACTGCTCCACGGTCGCCAGCGTGGCAGCAGATGAGACCATCCGTCTGTGGAGGTGCTTTGAGGAGGACCCCAAAAAGCCCAAAGACAAGATGGTCCGATCTCTGAGGACTGCCTTATCGCAGTCCATCAgatga
- the LOC131126227 gene encoding uncharacterized protein LOC131126227 isoform X2: MKLKMWFPGIVTMTMLADLLLVPVDMAIVQVQQWVVVGARPITERVLLNGDCLPRTEEFNSVLQSMSADSLPLILVSVSRTSLLQNQTVLRSRDCIMEGSDLQWTDCIFVDGIVYLSLDHNGNWTAHTPQAVALKAMWERAGRTSVVERLQLQDKCMNLMRKLKLSEERSEIPFLQLLIPILALLLFTGLAGISLIIANKSLRHNGGVIGSIIHYPKDMAKLNPGTKRHGYYTL; encoded by the exons atgaagctgaaaatgtggtTTCCTGGCATTGTTACTATGACAATGTTGGCTGATTTACTCCTGGTTCCTGTCG ATATGGCCATAGTTCAGGTCCAACAGTGGGTCGTTGTGGGTGCTCGGCCCATCACCGAGCGAGTCCTTCTCAATGGAGACTGCTTACCTCGCACCGAGGAGTTCAACAGCGTCCTTCAAAGCATGTCAGCTGATTCACTCCCTCTAATTCTCGTCAGTGTCAGCCGAACATCATTGCTGC AGAACCAAACTGTCCTTCGGTCTCGTGACTGCATAATGGAGGGGTCTGACCTGCAATGGACAGATTGTATTTTCGTTGACGGGATAGTCTACCTATCCCTGGACCATAATGGCAATTGGACTGCTCACACTCCACAAGCTGTGGCCCTCAAAGCAATGTGGGAGCGAGCCGGGCGGACCTCGGTGGTGGAGAGGCTCCAACTTCAGGACAAATGCATGAACCTGATGAGGAAATTGAAGCTTTCTGAAGAGCGGTCAG AGATTCCTTTCCTGCAGTTGTTGATCCCAATCTTGGCACTTTTGCTGTTTACTGGGCTCGCTGGCATAAGCCTCATCATTGCAAATAAAA GTTTGAGGCACAATGGAG GGGTTATTGGATCCATTATACACTACCCTAAGGACATGGCAAAACTGAATCCAGGAACAAAGCGTCATGGTTATTATACCTTATAA
- the LOC131126227 gene encoding uncharacterized protein LOC131126227 isoform X1 — protein sequence MYVFFCRFWKMKLKMWFPGIVTMTMLADLLLVPVDMAIVQVQQWVVVGARPITERVLLNGDCLPRTEEFNSVLQSMSADSLPLILVSVSRTSLLQNQTVLRSRDCIMEGSDLQWTDCIFVDGIVYLSLDHNGNWTAHTPQAVALKAMWERAGRTSVVERLQLQDKCMNLMRKLKLSEERSEIPFLQLLIPILALLLFTGLAGISLIIANKSLRHNGGVIGSIIHYPKDMAKLNPGTKRHGYYTL from the exons atgtatgtat TCTtttgcagattttggaagatgaagctgaaaatgtggtTTCCTGGCATTGTTACTATGACAATGTTGGCTGATTTACTCCTGGTTCCTGTCG ATATGGCCATAGTTCAGGTCCAACAGTGGGTCGTTGTGGGTGCTCGGCCCATCACCGAGCGAGTCCTTCTCAATGGAGACTGCTTACCTCGCACCGAGGAGTTCAACAGCGTCCTTCAAAGCATGTCAGCTGATTCACTCCCTCTAATTCTCGTCAGTGTCAGCCGAACATCATTGCTGC AGAACCAAACTGTCCTTCGGTCTCGTGACTGCATAATGGAGGGGTCTGACCTGCAATGGACAGATTGTATTTTCGTTGACGGGATAGTCTACCTATCCCTGGACCATAATGGCAATTGGACTGCTCACACTCCACAAGCTGTGGCCCTCAAAGCAATGTGGGAGCGAGCCGGGCGGACCTCGGTGGTGGAGAGGCTCCAACTTCAGGACAAATGCATGAACCTGATGAGGAAATTGAAGCTTTCTGAAGAGCGGTCAG AGATTCCTTTCCTGCAGTTGTTGATCCCAATCTTGGCACTTTTGCTGTTTACTGGGCTCGCTGGCATAAGCCTCATCATTGCAAATAAAA GTTTGAGGCACAATGGAG GGGTTATTGGATCCATTATACACTACCCTAAGGACATGGCAAAACTGAATCCAGGAACAAAGCGTCATGGTTATTATACCTTATAA
- the LOC131126227 gene encoding uncharacterized protein LOC131126227 isoform X3 — MAIVQVQQWVVVGARPITERVLLNGDCLPRTEEFNSVLQSMSADSLPLILVSVSRTSLLQNQTVLRSRDCIMEGSDLQWTDCIFVDGIVYLSLDHNGNWTAHTPQAVALKAMWERAGRTSVVERLQLQDKCMNLMRKLKLSEERSEIPFLQLLIPILALLLFTGLAGISLIIANKSLRHNGGVIGSIIHYPKDMAKLNPGTKRHGYYTL, encoded by the exons ATGGCCATAGTTCAGGTCCAACAGTGGGTCGTTGTGGGTGCTCGGCCCATCACCGAGCGAGTCCTTCTCAATGGAGACTGCTTACCTCGCACCGAGGAGTTCAACAGCGTCCTTCAAAGCATGTCAGCTGATTCACTCCCTCTAATTCTCGTCAGTGTCAGCCGAACATCATTGCTGC AGAACCAAACTGTCCTTCGGTCTCGTGACTGCATAATGGAGGGGTCTGACCTGCAATGGACAGATTGTATTTTCGTTGACGGGATAGTCTACCTATCCCTGGACCATAATGGCAATTGGACTGCTCACACTCCACAAGCTGTGGCCCTCAAAGCAATGTGGGAGCGAGCCGGGCGGACCTCGGTGGTGGAGAGGCTCCAACTTCAGGACAAATGCATGAACCTGATGAGGAAATTGAAGCTTTCTGAAGAGCGGTCAG AGATTCCTTTCCTGCAGTTGTTGATCCCAATCTTGGCACTTTTGCTGTTTACTGGGCTCGCTGGCATAAGCCTCATCATTGCAAATAAAA GTTTGAGGCACAATGGAG GGGTTATTGGATCCATTATACACTACCCTAAGGACATGGCAAAACTGAATCCAGGAACAAAGCGTCATGGTTATTATACCTTATAA
- the ppp1r7 gene encoding protein phosphatase 1 regulatory subunit 7 — MFTGNMASLSVVEPQEMEVDRRGESEESGDDETRRKSINGDVDPTQPAAIDKEESPVDMDTITLDPEEEDVDLVHCRIGKIEGLEVLQKAKTLSLRQNLIKKIENLDSLSALRELDLYDNQIRKLENLNKLTELEQLDVSFNILRRVEGMEQLTQLKKLFLLHNKISSIANLEHFPCLEMLELGSNRIRVIENLDALTSLQSLFLGTNKITKLQNMDSLHNLTVLSIQSNRITKMEGLHNLVSLRELYLSHNGIEVIEGLENNKKLTTLDIAANRVKKIENISHLTELQEFWMNDNQIDNWSDLDELKKAKSLETVYLERNPLQKDPQYRRKIMLALPSVRQIDATFIRF; from the exons ATGTTTACAGGAAACATGGCTTCCCTATCTGTTGTAGAACCTCAAGAAATGGAAG TGGATCGAAGGGGAGAGTCTGAAGAGTCTGGTGATGATGAGACCAGGAGGAAGAGCATCAATGGCGACGTGGATCCAACTCAGCCTGCTGCTATAG ATAAAGAAGAGTCTCCTGTCGACATGGACACCATCACTTTGGACCCTGAAGAGGAG gatgTTGATCTTGTTCATTGTCGGATTGGAAAGATTGAAGGACTGGAAGTGCTACAGAAAGCTAAA ACCCTCTCCTTACGACAGAATCTTATTAAAAAGATAGAAAACCTCGACAGTTTGAGCGCGCTGAGGGAGCTCGATTTGTACGACAATCAGATCCGCAAGTTGGAGAACCTCAACAAACTCACAGAGTTGGA GCAGCTCGACGTGTCCTTCAACATTTTAAGGCGGGTGGAAGGTATGGAGCAGCTGACTCAGCTAAAGAAACTTTTTTTGCTTCACAACAAAATCAGCAGCATTGCCAACTTGGAGCACTTCCCTTGCCTGGAGATGCTAGAGCTGGGCTCTAATCGTATTCGA GTCATAGAGAACCTGGATGCACTCACATCTTTGCAAAGCTTATTCCTTGGTACCAATAAGATCACCAAGCTGCAGAATATGGACAGTTTACACAACCTGACGGTGTTAAGCATTCAG AGTAATCGGATTACTAAAATGGAGGGTCTGCACAACCTCGTCAGCCTGCGAGAGCTCTACCTGAGCCATAATGGCATCGAGGTCATTGAGGGCCTGGAAAACAAT AAAAAGCTGACAACCCTGGACATTGCAGCCAACAGAGTGAAGAAGATTGAAAACATCAGCCATCTAACAGAGTTGCAGGAGTTCTGG ATGAACGACAACCAGATTGACAACTGGTCCGACCTGGACGAGCTAAAGAAAGCCAAATCTCTGGAGACAGTTTACCTGGAAAGAAACCCATTACAGAAGGACCCGCAGTACCGGCGAAAGATCATGCTGGCTCTCCCCAGCGTCCGCCAGATAGACGCTACCTTCATTCGCTTTTGA